In Dromiciops gliroides isolate mDroGli1 chromosome 5, mDroGli1.pri, whole genome shotgun sequence, the following are encoded in one genomic region:
- the LOC122728183 gene encoding ATP synthase subunit gamma, mitochondrial-like, producing the protein MSIYDDIDADVLQNYQEYSLANIIYYTLKESTTSEQSARMTAMDNASKNASEMIDKLTLTFNRTRQAVITKELIEIISGAAAL; encoded by the exons ATGAGTATTTATGATGACATTGATGCTGATGTGTTGCAAAACTATCAAGAGTACAGTCTGGCAAACATCATCTACTACACTCTAAAGGAGTCCACCACCAGTGAGCAGAGTGCAAGAATGACAGCTATGGACAATGCTAGCAAGAATGCCT ctgaGATGATTGATAAGTTGACTTTGACATTTAACCGTACTCGCCAAGCTGTCATCACAAAGGAGCTGATTGAAATCATCTCTGGTGCTGCAGCTCT